A single genomic interval of Nocardia bhagyanarayanae harbors:
- a CDS encoding 1-aminocyclopropane-1-carboxylate deaminase/D-cysteine desulfhydrase translates to MDTRATPLLHERFPEVADDLPFQRLGTAPTPVRPLHGLSTGVAPVWLKDESGYGDGGWGGNKVRKLEWLLPEAVRDGRRTLLTVGGIGTNWGLAAALYGRGLGLRTVLALIDQPIDEHVRTQLARLRASGAEIHRTRTKLRTVLAAPLLYAKHWRPGAAPYYLPAGGSAPLGVLGYVEAGLEIGAQVRAGVLPEPSHVVTAIGSGGTAAGLALGLRLAGLRTRVFGVVVNDTLRLDAPTLLRLADRTVALLRERGAVFDPPRLTADDLEITRDWLGPGYGHPIPAASEAAAIARGREGLVLEPVYTAKALAALHFRNAEGGFGAGPVLFLNTNGPR, encoded by the coding sequence ATGGACACCCGAGCGACGCCGCTGCTGCACGAGCGTTTCCCCGAGGTCGCGGACGACCTCCCCTTCCAACGGCTCGGCACCGCGCCGACACCGGTGCGACCGCTGCACGGGCTCTCCACTGGCGTCGCTCCGGTCTGGCTGAAAGACGAGAGCGGCTACGGCGACGGCGGCTGGGGCGGCAACAAGGTGCGCAAGCTGGAATGGCTGCTGCCCGAGGCGGTGCGGGACGGACGCCGAACCTTGCTGACGGTTGGCGGCATCGGCACCAACTGGGGTCTCGCCGCAGCGCTGTACGGGCGCGGCCTCGGGCTGCGCACGGTGCTCGCGCTGATCGACCAGCCGATCGACGAGCACGTGCGGACGCAACTCGCGCGTCTACGGGCCTCCGGCGCGGAGATTCACCGCACCCGCACCAAATTGCGCACCGTGCTCGCCGCTCCGCTGCTGTACGCCAAGCACTGGCGCCCGGGCGCGGCCCCCTACTACCTGCCCGCGGGCGGTTCCGCGCCGCTCGGCGTCCTCGGTTACGTCGAGGCGGGTTTGGAGATCGGCGCGCAGGTCCGCGCCGGCGTCCTGCCCGAACCCTCGCATGTCGTCACCGCGATCGGCTCCGGCGGGACGGCGGCCGGGCTGGCGCTCGGACTGCGGCTCGCCGGACTCCGCACCCGGGTGTTCGGCGTCGTCGTCAACGACACCCTGCGCCTCGACGCTCCGACGCTGCTGCGGTTGGCGGACCGCACGGTCGCGCTGCTGCGCGAGCGCGGCGCGGTCTTCGATCCACCGCGGCTCACGGCCGACGATCTCGAGATCACCAGAGACTGGCTCGGCCCCGGTTACGGTCACCCGATCCCCGCCGCTTCCGAGGCGGCCGCGATCGCGCGTGGACGCGAGGGTCTCGTCTTGGAGCCGGTCTACACCGCCAAGGCGCTGGCCGCGTTGCACTTCCGCAACGCGGAGGGCGGTTTCGGTGCGGGTCCCGTGCTGTTTCTGAACACCAACGGGCCGCGCTGA